In Lysinibacillus sp. FSL M8-0337, the following proteins share a genomic window:
- a CDS encoding AAA family ATPase — protein MNDNHQEKELFYPDGTLMYRGGVKKNDFGHDIYDGKGTIFDQEGERLFEGEFVNHMKQGNGIMYLKGKMIYQGEFIQNKKQGNGILYKDGKIYYEGHFRNDLMDGYGILYFEETVIAPFKEIRAQYPHLNRPHYEGDFVHGMKKGKGRQYYPSGFLQYEGDFMWNHMQGAGKLYYAPETPSLAEIESALTPLYYEGYFFEDMKHGKGKVYSRQGMLEAEGQFKEDAMTGKGTLYYGNGQASYIGDLVNGEKHGRGDYYNEAGKIIYSGEFINGERLRITPEVEREINKLQAQLDGLVGLPNAKKELHNLINFIKIQSLRVDHGLTSFPITYHLVFSGNPGTGKTTVARIIGQIYKHLGVLSSGHFVETDRAGLVAGYVGQTALKVQEVVKKATGGVLFIDEAYSLIHDKQDAFGKEAIDSLLKAMEDLRDDLVIIVAGYTELMEAFLQANPGFKSRFNHFVQFDNFTTDELYEIFAMLCKNNDYRYGDTFTHHMKAQLTQIPVESIPNFSNGRYIRNVFEKLVTIQSNRLIQQPTITRNELMEFTDSDIEQAIAENLFDSTF, from the coding sequence ATGAACGATAATCATCAAGAAAAAGAGCTTTTTTACCCAGATGGAACATTAATGTACCGTGGTGGCGTTAAAAAAAATGATTTTGGTCATGATATATACGATGGCAAGGGGACGATTTTTGATCAAGAAGGTGAACGATTATTCGAAGGTGAATTTGTTAACCATATGAAGCAAGGTAACGGCATCATGTATTTAAAGGGAAAAATGATTTATCAAGGCGAATTTATTCAAAATAAAAAACAAGGCAATGGTATTTTATATAAAGATGGAAAGATTTATTACGAGGGCCATTTTCGTAATGATTTAATGGATGGCTATGGTATTTTGTATTTTGAAGAGACTGTCATTGCACCTTTTAAAGAAATACGGGCGCAATATCCACATTTAAATCGACCACACTATGAAGGTGATTTTGTACATGGCATGAAAAAAGGGAAAGGTAGACAATATTACCCAAGTGGTTTTTTACAATATGAAGGCGATTTTATGTGGAACCATATGCAAGGGGCAGGGAAGCTGTACTATGCCCCCGAAACACCAAGCCTAGCGGAAATTGAATCTGCTTTAACACCCCTTTACTATGAAGGGTATTTTTTTGAAGATATGAAGCATGGTAAAGGAAAAGTGTATTCAAGACAGGGTATGCTAGAAGCAGAAGGTCAATTTAAAGAGGATGCGATGACAGGAAAAGGCACTCTTTATTATGGCAATGGACAAGCATCTTATATTGGCGACCTTGTAAATGGGGAAAAGCATGGTCGTGGGGATTATTATAATGAGGCTGGTAAAATTATCTATAGCGGGGAGTTTATCAACGGAGAACGTTTACGTATTACGCCTGAAGTAGAGAGAGAGATTAACAAGCTACAGGCGCAATTAGATGGCCTTGTCGGGCTGCCGAATGCCAAGAAGGAATTACATAATTTAATTAACTTCATTAAAATTCAAAGTTTACGTGTCGATCATGGCTTAACGAGTTTTCCAATTACGTATCATCTAGTCTTCTCCGGTAACCCTGGAACAGGCAAAACGACTGTTGCGCGCATTATTGGGCAAATATACAAACATCTTGGTGTATTGTCTAGTGGGCATTTTGTTGAAACCGATCGAGCGGGATTAGTAGCAGGTTATGTTGGTCAAACCGCCTTAAAGGTACAGGAAGTAGTGAAAAAAGCGACCGGTGGTGTATTATTTATCGACGAGGCTTATTCACTAATTCATGATAAACAAGATGCATTTGGTAAAGAGGCCATTGACAGCTTATTAAAGGCGATGGAGGATTTACGGGATGATTTAGTCATTATTGTAGCTGGTTATACCGAGCTGATGGAGGCGTTTTTACAAGCCAATCCAGGTTTTAAATCGCGTTTTAATCATTTTGTGCAGTTTGATAATTTTACTACGGATGAGCTTTATGAAATTTTTGCGATGCTCTGTAAAAATAACGATTATCGTTATGGTGATACCTTTACCCACCATATGAAAGCTCAATTAACTCAAATTCCTGTTGAATCCATCCCGAACTTTTCAAATGGACGTTATATTCGAAATGTCTTTGAAAAGCTGGTGACGATCCAGTCGAATCGTTTAATTCAACAGCCTACTATTACAAGAAATGAACTGATGGAATTTACGGATTCAGATATTGAACAAGCGATTGCGGAAAATCTTTTTGATAGTACGTTTTAA